The following proteins come from a genomic window of Mycolicibacterium rufum:
- a CDS encoding DUF5313 domain-containing protein gives MSAAKPNTWQYLTYIYGRRLPASMQRWVAEDLAGEGAVRRHMIRYSIPPIFVLAPFWLIPVNLYMHLEMTAPIYVWAVLMALALNKPWRRHRLAVHGLDPNLVDVIKRKKQAQMHEDYARRFGARPESAEWQQNSSPF, from the coding sequence ATGTCCGCCGCCAAGCCGAACACCTGGCAGTACCTCACCTACATCTACGGTCGGCGGCTGCCCGCCTCGATGCAGCGCTGGGTGGCCGAGGACCTCGCCGGCGAGGGCGCGGTGCGCCGGCACATGATCCGCTACTCGATCCCGCCGATCTTCGTGCTGGCCCCGTTCTGGCTGATCCCCGTCAACCTCTACATGCACCTGGAGATGACGGCGCCGATCTATGTGTGGGCCGTACTGATGGCGCTGGCTCTGAACAAGCCCTGGCGCCGGCACCGGCTCGCGGTGCACGGCTTGGACCCGAACCTGGTCGACGTGATCAAGCGCAAGAAGCAGGCGCAGATGCACGAGGATTACGCGCGCCGCTTCGGCGCCCGCCCCGAGTCCGCGGAGTGGCAGCAGAACAGCAGCCCGTTCTGA
- a CDS encoding MarR family winged helix-turn-helix transcriptional regulator yields MTTAADLDPLALEQQVCFALAATNRAVLAIYRPLLEPLGLTHPQYLVMLALWDHRKQPGDAPLSVKQIAGALQMESATLSPMLKRLEALGLITRTRSATDERATDVELTDRGVALRERALEIPPAVVARLGVDLAELQQLREALTRVNTAALAAGALQS; encoded by the coding sequence GTGACCACTGCCGCCGACCTCGACCCGCTGGCGCTCGAGCAACAGGTGTGCTTCGCCCTGGCGGCCACCAACCGCGCGGTGCTGGCGATCTACCGGCCGCTGCTGGAGCCGCTCGGTCTCACCCATCCGCAGTACCTGGTGATGCTGGCGCTCTGGGACCACCGCAAGCAGCCCGGCGACGCACCGCTGTCGGTGAAGCAGATCGCCGGCGCGCTGCAGATGGAATCCGCCACGCTGTCCCCGATGCTCAAACGTCTGGAAGCACTCGGCCTGATCACCCGCACCCGCAGTGCCACCGACGAGCGCGCGACCGACGTCGAGCTCACCGACCGGGGCGTCGCGCTGCGCGAACGGGCCCTCGAGATCCCGCCAGCGGTCGTCGCACGCCTCGGCGTCGACCTCGCCGAGCTGCAGCAGCTGCGCGAGGCACTGACCCGTGTCAACACGGCCGCGCTGGCGGCCGGCGCCCTCCAGTCCTGA
- a CDS encoding GNAT family N-acetyltransferase, protein MSGVTAVRADDLATLDVFAGVQVEALVPLAEQLRPLSASAGQVLMQQGELAVSFLLIGSGNAEVSHAGADGHDTVVDLTPGLIVGEIALLRDAPRTATVVATAPLTGWVGGREAFATMLEIPGMMDKLVRTARQRLAAFITPIPVIMRDGSVLYLRPVLPGDSERTTEGPVEFSSETLYRRFQSVRSPTKALMAYLFEVDYLDHFVFVLTDGVDGPVVADARFVRDEGRPEEAEIAFIVGDAYQGRGIGTFLMRALSVAAHDDGVERFTARVLSDNHPMRAILDHFGASWYRDDLGVVTTEIDVPKPSELPFDAELVRQIRDVARQVIRAVG, encoded by the coding sequence GTGTCCGGTGTGACCGCCGTCCGTGCCGATGATCTCGCCACCCTCGACGTGTTCGCCGGGGTGCAGGTGGAGGCTCTCGTGCCGCTGGCCGAGCAGCTGCGGCCGCTGTCGGCCTCCGCCGGCCAGGTCCTCATGCAGCAGGGCGAGCTCGCGGTCAGCTTCCTGCTGATCGGCTCGGGCAACGCCGAGGTCAGCCATGCCGGTGCCGACGGCCACGACACCGTCGTCGACCTCACCCCCGGCCTCATCGTCGGCGAGATCGCGTTGCTGCGGGACGCCCCGCGCACTGCCACCGTGGTGGCCACCGCGCCTCTGACCGGCTGGGTCGGTGGCCGCGAGGCGTTCGCCACCATGCTCGAGATCCCCGGCATGATGGACAAGCTGGTGCGGACGGCCCGCCAGCGGCTCGCCGCGTTCATCACGCCGATCCCGGTGATCATGCGCGACGGCAGCGTCCTGTACCTGCGGCCCGTCTTGCCGGGCGACAGCGAGCGCACCACCGAGGGGCCGGTCGAGTTCTCCAGCGAGACCCTCTACCGCCGGTTCCAATCGGTCCGGTCGCCCACCAAGGCGCTGATGGCTTATCTGTTCGAGGTCGACTACCTCGATCACTTCGTGTTCGTGCTGACCGACGGCGTGGACGGACCCGTGGTGGCGGACGCCCGCTTCGTGCGCGACGAAGGCCGCCCCGAGGAAGCCGAGATCGCGTTCATCGTCGGCGATGCCTACCAGGGCCGCGGCATCGGCACGTTCCTGATGCGTGCGCTCTCGGTGGCCGCCCACGACGACGGCGTCGAACGCTTCACCGCCCGCGTGCTGTCGGACAACCATCCGATGCGGGCGATCCTCGACCACTTCGGCGCATCCTGGTATCGCGACGACCTCGGCGTCGTCACCACCGAGATCGACGTGCCGAAACCCTCTGAGCTGCCGTTCGATGCGGAGTTGGTGCGTCAGATCCGCGACGTCGCGCGACAGGTCATCCGGGCCGTCGGATGA
- a CDS encoding shikimate 5-dehydrogenase: MSNGGRGGRKPPLSKDTRLCISLAGRPSNIGTRFHNHLYEVLGLDFLYKAFTTTDIAGAIGGVRALGIRGCSVSMPFKEDVLTLVDEIEPSAQTLRSVNTIVNDDGRLTASNTDYLAVQHLIDGLSTEQSVLIRGSGGMASAVGAAFADRGFVSGTVVARNEQAGRALAQRLGYAYAPDTGGPCTRPADIVVNVTPIGMAGGVEEHDVAFGDSVIREARTVFDVVALPSETPLIAAARAAGVDVITGAQVIALQAAEQFERYTGVRPSDEQIAEASAISRA, from the coding sequence ATGAGCAACGGCGGCCGCGGCGGCCGCAAGCCCCCGCTGAGCAAGGACACCCGTCTGTGCATCTCGTTGGCCGGACGCCCGAGCAACATCGGGACCCGGTTCCACAACCACCTCTACGAGGTGCTCGGCCTCGACTTCCTCTACAAGGCGTTCACCACCACCGACATCGCCGGTGCCATCGGCGGGGTGCGCGCGCTCGGCATCCGCGGATGCTCGGTGTCGATGCCGTTCAAGGAGGACGTGCTGACCCTCGTCGACGAGATCGAACCCTCCGCGCAGACCCTGCGCTCGGTGAACACGATCGTCAACGACGACGGCCGGTTGACCGCGTCGAACACCGATTACCTTGCGGTGCAGCACCTCATCGACGGACTGTCGACGGAGCAGTCGGTGCTGATCCGGGGCAGCGGTGGGATGGCCAGCGCGGTCGGAGCGGCCTTCGCCGACCGCGGTTTCGTCTCCGGGACCGTCGTCGCCCGCAACGAACAGGCCGGGCGCGCGCTGGCGCAGCGGCTGGGCTACGCGTACGCGCCCGACACCGGCGGACCGTGCACCCGCCCGGCCGACATCGTCGTCAACGTGACGCCGATCGGCATGGCCGGTGGCGTCGAGGAGCACGATGTCGCGTTCGGGGACAGCGTGATTCGTGAGGCCCGCACCGTGTTCGACGTGGTGGCCCTCCCCTCGGAGACGCCGTTGATCGCCGCCGCCCGCGCCGCCGGGGTGGACGTCATCACCGGCGCGCAGGTGATCGCCCTGCAGGCCGCCGAACAGTTCGAGCGCTATACCGGAGTGCGTCCCAGCGACGAGCAGATCGCCGAGGCGTCGGCGATCTCCCGGGCGTGA
- a CDS encoding LpqN/LpqT family lipoprotein — protein MTMATRAGSIAIAAVALGIGLSACGSDKTSGEATTSPAAVAETSAATSSSAAPTTSAQAANPLITIPEYIKENNIVENPVKRGDPGAPTIDLPFPEGWEDLGANTPEWAYGGIAFTADPAMAENPPTVMAIVSKLTGNVDPAKILEYAPNELRKMPDFEGPEAGKSSKLSGFDAVQIGGTYVKDGVTHLVAQKTVVIPGQDGLYVLQLNAEGTEDQAGPLMDATAEIDDQTTITP, from the coding sequence ATGACCATGGCCACACGGGCCGGCAGCATCGCCATCGCTGCCGTCGCGCTCGGAATCGGCTTGTCGGCCTGCGGGTCCGACAAGACGTCCGGGGAAGCGACGACGTCACCGGCCGCCGTCGCGGAGACCAGTGCCGCGACCAGCTCGAGCGCCGCCCCGACCACGTCGGCTCAGGCCGCGAACCCGCTGATCACGATCCCGGAGTACATCAAAGAGAACAACATCGTCGAGAACCCGGTGAAGCGTGGCGATCCGGGGGCTCCCACGATCGATCTGCCCTTCCCGGAGGGCTGGGAGGATCTGGGCGCCAACACCCCTGAATGGGCCTATGGCGGAATCGCTTTCACCGCTGACCCGGCGATGGCCGAGAACCCGCCGACCGTCATGGCGATCGTTTCCAAGCTCACGGGCAATGTCGACCCGGCCAAGATCCTGGAGTACGCACCGAACGAGCTCCGGAAGATGCCCGACTTCGAGGGACCGGAAGCCGGGAAGAGCAGCAAACTCAGCGGATTCGATGCGGTCCAGATCGGCGGAACCTACGTCAAGGACGGCGTGACGCACCTGGTGGCGCAGAAGACGGTGGTGATCCCCGGCCAGGACGGCCTGTACGTGCTGCAGCTGAACGCCGAAGGCACCGAGGATCAGGCGGGCCCGTTGATGGACGCGACTGCCGAGATCGACGACCAGACCACGATCACGCCGTGA
- a CDS encoding PE-PPE domain-containing protein, with product MNIVVRSLSALVLVAGVVVLTVSSTLTTAAVTLTATTTALVMGGTFHPLTGPRDSPAFVTAYLDNAVAHLNPAFPAGGAVTNAVAVYGPEDFFPLGRLTFDRSVAAGQANLRRCIAAAPDCVFNPDVGSVAPRADDAVRVFGYSQSAVIASLAKRDLIAAYRPGDPALSFLLVANPMRPNGGILMRFAGWPTIPILGVSFDGASPTDSADLGDGLFAYPTVDIVRQYDALGGDFPVRPLNLLATVNALMGYGLQHGETVDVPFGETRYQGRDGDTTYRIITADIVPLLEPLAPFVPAPILRAIDAPLRVLIENAYDRDISPGTPTRARWWPVHDAARLARDLLRSIPVAVDNLVEGFGGRRILGTTAPGPFGVGKPDLPSETEGTSEADPTAADAGPRKHVVPQRLTRHGEADRTLRREVSEDEESASPEPDPYPDHTAPTAGPQAADDVDHSEPAPTADTADAA from the coding sequence ATGAACATCGTCGTTCGCTCGCTGTCGGCACTCGTTCTGGTGGCGGGTGTCGTGGTGCTCACGGTGTCGTCGACGTTGACGACGGCCGCGGTGACGCTGACCGCCACCACGACCGCCCTCGTGATGGGCGGCACCTTCCATCCGCTGACCGGACCCCGGGACTCGCCGGCGTTCGTCACGGCCTACCTCGACAATGCGGTCGCGCACCTGAACCCGGCCTTCCCGGCCGGTGGGGCGGTGACCAACGCGGTCGCCGTGTACGGGCCCGAAGACTTCTTCCCGCTCGGCCGGCTGACGTTCGACAGGTCGGTCGCCGCCGGGCAGGCCAACCTGCGCCGGTGCATCGCGGCCGCGCCGGACTGCGTGTTCAACCCCGACGTCGGATCGGTAGCCCCACGCGCCGACGATGCGGTCCGGGTGTTCGGCTACTCGCAGAGCGCCGTGATCGCCTCGCTGGCCAAGCGGGATCTCATCGCGGCGTACCGGCCCGGCGATCCGGCCCTGTCGTTCCTGCTGGTCGCCAACCCGATGCGACCCAACGGCGGTATCCTGATGCGCTTCGCCGGGTGGCCCACCATCCCAATTCTGGGGGTGTCGTTCGACGGTGCGTCACCGACCGACAGCGCCGACCTGGGCGACGGCCTCTTCGCGTACCCGACGGTGGACATCGTCCGGCAGTACGACGCCCTGGGCGGCGATTTCCCGGTGCGCCCGCTGAACCTGCTCGCGACGGTGAACGCGCTGATGGGCTACGGCCTGCAGCACGGTGAGACGGTCGATGTGCCGTTCGGCGAGACGCGGTATCAGGGCCGCGACGGCGACACGACCTACCGGATCATCACCGCCGACATCGTCCCGCTGCTCGAGCCGCTCGCACCGTTCGTGCCGGCGCCGATCCTGCGCGCCATCGATGCGCCGTTGCGCGTGCTGATCGAGAACGCCTACGACCGCGACATCAGCCCGGGCACTCCCACCCGGGCGCGCTGGTGGCCGGTGCACGACGCGGCTCGCCTCGCCCGCGACCTGCTGCGGTCGATCCCGGTGGCCGTGGACAACCTGGTCGAGGGCTTCGGCGGCCGCCGCATCCTCGGGACCACGGCGCCAGGACCGTTCGGCGTCGGCAAACCCGACCTGCCGTCCGAAACCGAAGGCACGTCCGAGGCGGACCCCACGGCCGCCGACGCCGGACCGCGGAAACACGTTGTCCCTCAACGACTCACCCGGCACGGTGAGGCCGATCGGACGCTGCGTCGCGAGGTGTCCGAGGACGAGGAGTCGGCATCGCCGGAACCTGACCCCTATCCCGACCACACCGCGCCCACCGCCGGGCCGCAGGCGGCGGACGACGTCGACCACAGCGAGCCGGCACCGACGGCGGACACGGCCGACGCCGCGTGA
- a CDS encoding DUF5642 family protein, whose product MRLLVLGVAALWCAACGAPGPPPPPSAPATPTAAVVNPARVDRSRSALPDGYEVSPYTGLPAPVALWGLRPPADVDPPQCAALASPAVDLATTKGWSASGAGGIVYAVVAAAPGGPGVIPADCARWTVSSGPTTATVREVPAPSVEAAQTVGMRTDANTVVEGGTETRSHADTFVAHLGDYVCVVALVTDPGSPHPALGPQFASDLLTETVSALRG is encoded by the coding sequence GTGAGGCTCCTCGTCCTCGGTGTGGCCGCCCTGTGGTGCGCGGCGTGCGGCGCACCGGGACCGCCGCCACCCCCGAGTGCGCCGGCCACGCCGACAGCCGCGGTGGTCAATCCCGCCAGGGTCGACCGCAGCCGCTCCGCGCTGCCGGACGGCTACGAGGTGAGCCCCTACACCGGGCTGCCCGCGCCCGTCGCGCTGTGGGGGCTGCGCCCGCCCGCTGACGTCGACCCACCTCAGTGCGCGGCGCTGGCCTCCCCGGCCGTCGACCTCGCGACCACGAAGGGCTGGTCGGCGTCGGGGGCCGGCGGAATCGTCTACGCCGTGGTGGCGGCGGCGCCGGGCGGGCCGGGGGTGATCCCCGCGGACTGTGCCCGGTGGACGGTGTCCTCGGGTCCGACGACCGCCACCGTGCGCGAGGTGCCCGCCCCGTCGGTCGAGGCGGCGCAGACGGTGGGGATGCGCACCGACGCCAACACCGTGGTCGAAGGCGGAACCGAAACCCGTTCGCACGCCGACACCTTCGTCGCTCATCTCGGCGACTACGTCTGCGTCGTGGCGCTCGTCACCGACCCGGGGTCGCCGCACCCGGCGCTCGGACCGCAATTCGCGTCGGACCTGCTCACCGAAACGGTGTCCGCGCTGCGCGGGTGA
- a CDS encoding DUF5642 family protein: MSNAKWPMLLVSVGLLTSCSSQASDDYSHADITRVKELSSEFSPPYAVKSAGPAAVDPRLLGPQKLPPGVTFDPAECGETAQQQNLPAGVKGNMAALTAEGDGVRYVAIAVETSERVPVPTPGEQCKKVAFTGAGVRGLVEVVDAPQIEGVHTVGTHRVLQTVTAEGPRTGEIYNYVADFGTFIVIVTANPLVRADTPVAHIDTGRARDLLTRAVELVKN, from the coding sequence ATGTCGAACGCGAAGTGGCCGATGCTGCTGGTCTCCGTGGGGCTGCTGACCTCCTGCAGCAGCCAGGCCTCCGACGACTACTCCCACGCCGACATCACCCGGGTGAAGGAGCTGTCGTCGGAATTCTCCCCGCCCTACGCGGTGAAGAGCGCGGGTCCGGCCGCCGTCGATCCGCGGCTGCTCGGGCCCCAAAAACTGCCTCCCGGTGTGACTTTCGATCCCGCCGAATGTGGTGAGACCGCGCAGCAGCAGAACCTCCCGGCCGGCGTCAAGGGCAACATGGCGGCGTTGACCGCCGAGGGCGACGGGGTGCGTTACGTCGCGATCGCGGTCGAGACGTCGGAGCGGGTGCCGGTGCCCACGCCCGGCGAGCAGTGCAAGAAAGTGGCCTTCACCGGGGCAGGGGTCCGCGGACTGGTCGAGGTCGTGGACGCCCCGCAGATCGAGGGCGTGCACACCGTCGGCACCCACCGGGTCCTGCAGACCGTCACCGCCGAGGGGCCGCGCACCGGCGAGATCTACAACTATGTCGCCGACTTCGGGACGTTCATCGTGATCGTCACGGCGAACCCGCTCGTGCGCGCCGACACCCCGGTCGCCCACATCGACACCGGCCGCGCCCGCGACCTTCTCACCCGCGCCGTGGAGCTCGTCAAGAACTAG
- a CDS encoding alpha-ketoglutarate-dependent dioxygenase AlkB, translating to MEQAVQSSLFDQADRRELGGGAWLEVRSGWLSQDGVADDGLFAELRDTIPWRAERRQMYDRVLDVPRLVSFHHLVDEAPPHPRLKQLRRRLNDTYAGELGEPFVTAGLCLYRDGSDSVAWHGDNVGRSRTEDTMVAIVGLGATRVFALRPRGGGPSLRLRHGHGDLLVMGGSCQRTWEHAIPKTARAVGPRISIQFRPFDVR from the coding sequence ATGGAGCAGGCGGTGCAGAGCTCTCTGTTCGACCAGGCGGACCGGCGCGAGCTGGGTGGCGGCGCATGGCTGGAAGTGCGGTCCGGCTGGCTGTCGCAGGACGGCGTCGCCGACGACGGTCTGTTCGCCGAACTGCGCGACACCATCCCGTGGCGGGCCGAGCGCCGGCAGATGTACGACCGGGTGCTCGACGTCCCCCGGCTGGTCAGCTTCCACCACCTGGTCGACGAGGCGCCCCCGCACCCGCGACTCAAGCAGCTGCGCCGCCGCCTCAACGACACCTACGCGGGCGAGCTCGGTGAGCCGTTCGTCACCGCGGGTCTGTGCCTGTACCGCGACGGCTCCGACAGTGTCGCCTGGCACGGCGACAACGTCGGCCGCAGCCGCACCGAGGACACCATGGTGGCCATCGTCGGTCTGGGCGCCACAAGGGTTTTCGCGTTGCGGCCGCGCGGCGGCGGGCCGTCGCTGCGGCTGCGGCACGGCCACGGCGACCTGCTGGTGATGGGCGGTTCGTGCCAGCGCACGTGGGAACACGCGATCCCCAAGACCGCTCGCGCCGTCGGACCGCGCATCAGTATCCAGTTCCGGCCTTTCGACGTCCGCTAG
- the soxR gene encoding redox-sensitive transcriptional activator SoxR, with protein MDRVNELTPGEMALRSGVAVSALHFYEREGLITSRRTSGNQRRYARETLRRVAFIRMSQRLGIPLSRIREALATLPDDRVPTSKDWARLSAGWREDLDERIVHLERLRDNLTGCIGCGCLSLKTCALANPDDVLAEHGPGAARL; from the coding sequence ATGGACAGGGTGAACGAGCTCACCCCGGGTGAGATGGCGCTGCGCAGCGGCGTGGCGGTGTCGGCGCTGCACTTCTACGAGCGTGAGGGACTCATCACGAGCAGACGCACCAGCGGGAACCAGCGCCGCTACGCCCGCGAGACGCTGCGCCGGGTCGCCTTCATCCGGATGTCGCAGCGCCTGGGCATCCCGCTGTCGCGGATTCGCGAGGCGCTGGCCACGCTGCCCGACGACCGGGTCCCGACGAGCAAGGACTGGGCACGGCTGTCGGCGGGATGGCGCGAGGACCTCGACGAGCGCATCGTGCATCTGGAGCGGCTACGCGACAACTTGACCGGCTGCATCGGCTGCGGGTGCCTCAGCCTGAAGACCTGCGCCCTGGCCAATCCCGACGACGTGCTCGCCGAGCACGGCCCCGGGGCCGCCCGCCTCTGA
- the arcA gene encoding arginine deiminase codes for MTDAVLGCNSEVGTLRTVILHRPGAELKRLTPRNNDTLLFDGLPWVSRAQEEHDAFAALLRSRGVEVLLLGELLTEALAHSGAARMHGISAAVDARRLGVPLAQELSTYLRTLDAGALAHVLMAGMTFDELPFGENELSLVRRMHHGGDFVIDPLPNLLFTRDSSFWIGPRVAITSLAMHARVRETSLTDLIYAHHPRFLGVRRAYESRSAPVEGGDVLLLAPGVVAVGVGERTTPAGAEALARSLFDDGLAHTVLAVPIAQERAQMHLDTVCTMVDTDAVVMYPNIVDSLTAFPIRRSAGGVRIDRAAPFVDAAADAMGIGKLRVIDTGLDPVTAEREQWDDGNNTLAVAPGVVVAYERNTETNARLEDSGIEVLAISASELGTGRGGPRCMSCPAARDPL; via the coding sequence GTGACGGATGCGGTGCTGGGGTGCAACTCGGAGGTCGGCACGTTACGGACGGTGATCCTGCACCGTCCCGGGGCCGAGCTGAAGAGGTTGACGCCACGCAACAACGACACGCTGCTGTTCGACGGACTGCCGTGGGTGAGCAGGGCGCAGGAGGAACACGACGCGTTCGCCGCGCTGCTGCGGTCCCGTGGTGTCGAGGTGCTGCTGCTCGGTGAGCTGCTGACCGAGGCGCTCGCCCACAGTGGAGCCGCGCGCATGCACGGGATCTCGGCCGCCGTGGACGCACGCCGGCTCGGTGTGCCGCTGGCGCAGGAACTCTCGACCTATCTGCGCACGCTCGACGCCGGCGCGCTCGCGCACGTGCTGATGGCCGGGATGACGTTCGACGAGTTGCCGTTCGGCGAGAACGAGCTGTCGCTGGTGCGGCGGATGCACCACGGCGGTGACTTCGTCATCGACCCGCTGCCCAACCTGCTGTTCACCCGGGACTCGTCGTTCTGGATCGGGCCGCGGGTGGCCATCACGTCGCTGGCGATGCATGCGCGCGTGCGCGAGACGTCGCTGACCGACCTGATCTACGCCCACCACCCGCGCTTCCTCGGCGTGCGGCGCGCCTACGAATCGCGGTCGGCTCCGGTGGAGGGTGGGGACGTGCTGCTGCTCGCGCCGGGCGTGGTCGCGGTCGGGGTGGGGGAGCGGACGACGCCGGCAGGTGCGGAAGCCCTGGCGCGCAGCCTGTTCGACGACGGTCTCGCGCACACCGTGCTCGCCGTGCCGATCGCGCAGGAGCGCGCCCAGATGCATCTGGACACCGTGTGCACGATGGTCGACACCGACGCGGTGGTGATGTACCCCAACATCGTCGACTCGTTGACCGCGTTCCCGATCCGCCGGTCGGCGGGCGGGGTCCGGATCGACCGGGCCGCCCCGTTCGTCGACGCCGCGGCCGACGCGATGGGCATCGGCAAGCTGCGGGTCATCGACACCGGCCTCGATCCGGTGACCGCCGAGCGTGAACAGTGGGACGACGGCAACAACACGCTGGCCGTCGCTCCGGGGGTGGTGGTCGCCTATGAGCGGAACACCGAAACCAATGCGCGACTCGAGGATTCGGGTATCGAGGTGCTTGCCATCTCGGCCTCGGAGTTGGGCACCGGCCGCGGCGGCCCACGCTGCATGTCGTGTCCCGCGGCCCGCGACCCGCTGTAG
- a CDS encoding dolichyl-phosphate-mannose--protein mannosyltransferase, translating to MTAPPDELVVEQRAVPVISPGPLVPVADFGPLDRARGWVMTAVITALAAVTRFLNLGSPTDAGTPIFDEKHYAPQAWQMLHNHGVEDNPGYGLVVHPPVGKQMIALGEALFGYDGVGWRFTGALCGVILVLLVVRITRRISRSTIVGGIAGLLLIADGVSFVIARTALLDIFLVFFVVSAFGCLIVDRDQVRERMHVALLDGRIAETPWGPRLGVRWWRFGAGVLLGLACATKWSGLYFVVFFGVMSVAFDIAARRQYRVPRPWLGALRRDVGPSLYAMVLIPFGVYLGSYAMWFASETGVNRYEVGRSIGPDSALPIPDALRSLWHYTHAAYRFHSGLTNADGNHHPWESKPWTWPMSLRPVLYAIDNQNVPGCGAQSCVKAVMLVGTPAMWFIAVPVLGWALWKAFVKRDWRYAVLLVGYSAGFLPWFADIDRQMYFFYAATMAPFLVMIIAMILGDILHAPRQNAERRTLGLLVVSCYVALVITNFAWMYPILTGLPISQGTWNMQIWLPSWR from the coding sequence GTGACCGCCCCGCCCGACGAGCTCGTCGTCGAACAGCGCGCGGTCCCCGTCATCTCCCCGGGACCTCTCGTTCCGGTCGCCGACTTCGGTCCGCTCGACCGGGCGCGCGGCTGGGTGATGACCGCCGTCATCACCGCGCTGGCCGCGGTGACCCGCTTCCTGAACCTCGGATCGCCCACCGATGCGGGCACGCCGATCTTCGACGAGAAGCACTACGCCCCGCAGGCCTGGCAGATGCTGCACAACCACGGCGTCGAGGACAACCCGGGTTACGGCCTGGTGGTGCACCCGCCGGTCGGCAAGCAGATGATCGCCCTGGGCGAGGCTCTGTTCGGCTACGACGGCGTCGGCTGGCGGTTCACCGGCGCGCTGTGCGGAGTGATCCTGGTGCTGCTCGTCGTCCGGATCACCCGCCGCATCAGCCGGTCCACGATCGTCGGCGGCATCGCAGGGCTGCTGCTGATCGCCGACGGCGTCAGTTTCGTGATCGCGCGCACCGCGCTGCTGGACATCTTCCTGGTGTTCTTCGTGGTCTCGGCGTTCGGCTGCCTGATCGTCGACCGCGACCAGGTGCGCGAGCGGATGCACGTCGCGCTGCTCGACGGCCGGATCGCCGAGACGCCCTGGGGGCCGCGCCTCGGCGTGCGCTGGTGGCGCTTCGGGGCCGGGGTGCTGCTCGGACTGGCCTGCGCCACCAAGTGGTCGGGCCTGTACTTCGTGGTGTTCTTCGGCGTCATGAGCGTCGCGTTCGACATCGCGGCGCGTCGGCAGTACCGGGTGCCGCGACCGTGGCTGGGCGCGCTGCGTCGCGACGTCGGACCGTCGCTGTATGCGATGGTGCTGATCCCGTTCGGGGTGTACCTGGGCTCGTATGCGATGTGGTTCGCGTCGGAGACCGGGGTGAACCGCTACGAGGTCGGCCGCTCGATCGGCCCCGACAGCGCGCTGCCGATCCCCGATGCGCTGCGCTCGCTGTGGCACTACACCCACGCCGCCTACCGGTTCCACTCCGGGCTGACCAACGCCGACGGCAACCACCACCCGTGGGAGTCCAAGCCGTGGACGTGGCCGATGTCGCTGCGGCCGGTGCTGTACGCGATCGACAACCAGAACGTGCCCGGCTGCGGCGCCCAGTCCTGTGTCAAGGCGGTCATGCTGGTCGGCACCCCGGCGATGTGGTTCATCGCCGTCCCGGTGCTCGGCTGGGCGCTGTGGAAGGCGTTCGTCAAGCGGGACTGGCGCTACGCGGTGCTGCTGGTCGGCTACAGCGCCGGCTTCCTGCCGTGGTTCGCCGACATCGACCGGCAGATGTACTTCTTCTATGCGGCAACCATGGCGCCGTTCCTGGTGATGATCATCGCGATGATCCTCGGCGACATCCTGCACGCCCCGAGACAGAACGCCGAACGCCGAACGCTCGGTCTGCTCGTGGTGAGCTGTTATGTGGCGCTGGTGATCACGAACTTCGCGTGGATGTACCCGATCCTGACGGGGCTCCCGATCTCGCAGGGCACGTGGAACATGCAGATCTGGCTGCCCTCCTGGCGCTAG